A window of Sebastes umbrosus isolate fSebUmb1 chromosome 6, fSebUmb1.pri, whole genome shotgun sequence genomic DNA:
aaaaatcgcaagttgcattaatgcgttaaagaaattagtggtgttaaaacaaatttgcgtaacAAATATGCATTATTGTCacggtaactttgacagccctatctatTATATACAACACTGTTCAGTAGATGTTTAGATTATTACCATTGTGTGACACCAGCCTTGAGGTCAATTTGGTCCAGGTCCAGCTGCAACTGAGGGCAACAAGGAAAAGCAAAAGATGATGTTTCACATTTCTGTATCTCTGGCGTCTGGTGGCCAAAACCACAACGCCAACATCAAGGAATTTATGCAATATTTGTCAATAACTAACTGCATTTCAGACGATGATATATATACCTTGCCGATgagctccctctctctgctcatGAAGGAGACGTTGTTCTTCACAGACAGGTCAAGTCTTCTCTGTGTGGCCTCCTCCAGAGAGAAGTCAAAGTCAAACCTAtggagaaatagagagagagatgtcaaTTAATATCCTCACACTTCCTTCGCCATCGTCAGTCTTGTTTGTGCGTCTTGCCTATCGTTGAATTCTGGGTTGAGGTCTCTCTTCTTGGTTGCAGTCCTCCTCTTGGTGGTGGCCTTTTTGTCAGGCAGCAGGATGAAGGTAATGTAAGGGTCGGCACCATCCTTGGAGCAGGCAGCCAGGGCTCTGTGGGCACACAGCCATCACATATTTACAACATGTGTGTTCcaggaaaaacaaatgtgatGATAAAGAAGTGACATGTAGAGACCTGCAGGAGTAAATGGTGATGTAAAGTCTGCTCTCCTCAGCGGAGTAGCCGATGGTGAGCTTCACCTGGCCTGCTGAGTTTGGGTTATCATTCCTAAAGACACAGTGTAGAAAacatgatttacattatgaagTCTTTGAATATTTAGGGCAAAATAAGATGAAATAAAACACTAAGGAAACCCTGATCGCCACAGTGAAGGCAGTGACTACACAATGATGCTATCATGTGTGACTCACATGTTGAATCCACTTCTCTGTCTGAGGTCTAGATGAGAAGGAACCCATCTGGGTATGGCCTCCTCTCCACCGCCATCAGTACCTGCTTCCCCTGGAGCCTTACGACACACCGCAAGCTGAGTGTCCAACACCTGCAAGACATACGGATCATAGTTTAGCATGACATTGCTGCTGCATAATAATCTTTTACCTCGTGTCTGAATAAGGACTCAAATTTACAGACTAGCTTTGCAGCAAGACTTGAAGTTGGCTGCTGTGTTGCCACTGCTGTTAAAGGGGAAATCCAAAGTCAGATTCTGGTACAGAGATATATGGCTGTGAtctcctacatttcccaggaTGCCTTTCAACACCCCTGTGTTGATTGACATCTTGCcagtatctgtatatatatggtGGTTGTGTCTTTTTGgtgttaaaggaataatttgacattttgtgagcGGAGATTCAAGAAATATACTGGCACATAACCCcctgtaaaattactacttctCGTTTTTACAGTACAgattttgtcatattttattacctttggacagagccacgCTAGCGGTTTCcatcctgtttccagtctttgtgttaAACTAAGTTACAGACATGAGACTGGTATCCTTTCTCAAAGAAAGTGAGTAAATGTATTCAATcaaaaatattcctttaaacttACCTATGTAGCAAAACCCAGTTTAGTAAAGTGAGTGACAAGTGCAGagacaatgggcctcatgcagaaacattctcttaaatttctcttaattttctgttaagagaaaaaataagagtcaactccagatgcaccaaacgtTCTTAACCATCCAGATCTGCTCTTTAtacccaggtgtgctgaataatgaatcccacttgatcatACATTAGAGGCGTGTGGcagattgtttattattagcattgataacgccccttaaacactatataagggcaggtgttgTGATGTGTGCAAATACTCTGGCACATGCCCAAGAATTATAGAGATGCCACCAAAAATGTTAGAAGTGGAAGAATTTTAGTGAAatttaaaaactaaactaaaaagtgaaaaatgactGCTGGGACTGGTAGTGCAAGATCTGTAGGAAGTGGGAGATTATgtcagatagagagagaaaaagagtgcGAGTTTTAGTGAGTCTTATTGTGCAATAACAAAGTTGTGGTTTAAACTTCCTTCGCAACATTACAAACAAAGAtaagaacataaataaacttATCTACACAAAGCATCTGCAAAGATGCTAAAAGggctgtaagaagaagaagaacttgaGATACTGTTATATAAACTTCAATAAAGTAAACGTTCTGACGTTACAAGAAAATCAAAAAGCATCAAAGAGCAGTAAGACATTCAGAAGCTGAACGCACGCAATATCATTCAAGAGTTTTTATAGACTTAATTGGGATCAATGGACCAAAAGTATTTCTTTAGCAAACCAATTTAATAAtccaattattataattactctaaaatataataatctaaatttgattatatgatattatggtgtttttttatgtacctcaaatttaaaacatgTGTTTCCTTGTCCAACGGACAACtgactgtgaaaacaagatgttgtttttcttatcttggtaTAACTGGTAAAATGTTCTCTTACTTAAGAGaagaacaaaaataagaaaacattggtgaatcccagaaatcaatggttactaacaaaataagaagaaattgtggatacaaacaaaaacaagagggaATTTGTTCATATAACAcgtcctgcatgaggcccaatgtgcTGTATATCTGCTATCTTTCAGTCTGCAGCACGATATTCAGTAAGAAGTGCTGCACTTTACTGATACTGGACCATCAGTTAAGTATTCAATGCATTGCAATATTGGTTCTATACAGGAAACACAAGTGATAGATTACAGAATTAATAACATTCAGGGCGTTACTCACATGGTCACATACTGCAGTATATTGGTAGTGTAGAGAGAATAAGCAGGATATGTTGTCAGTACCTTGAGCGTGGCCCTCAGTAGTATCTGGCTTTCTGGCAGCGCTCCATCCAGATTGAGCCAGCGGTCCAGCACCAGGCCCTGCTCCATTAGCACCTCTCTGAGAGGAAGTGTGAAGGACCCAAGGGCCTGACCCCAGCTGTGggagagctaaaaaaaaacatacacaaacatttttcagactgcATTTTAGAATAATAAATGGTATAAATTAGTGTCATCTGCATTACGGCTATATAGTTCagacaaaaagtgaaaaatgctgTTGATGTCTATGACTCTCACCTTCACTGTAAGTATTTCATCTCTGGGGTCGCGAACCAGAAAATGAAAGGCTTCGTCCCATCGAGGGGACGTGGAACGCTCACAAATCTTAAGAAAGAACGAACAGCAGAATTTAATGACTTTTCAAACAACACTTTTCTTTTGTTGCATTCACAAGCTCATCTAAGAGTCATGATCCCACCTTGGTTTTGTGTGAAACATTTTTGAGGATAATCTCAGCCCCGACTTTCGGCTCCTTCCCACTCTTCTTCAACTGAAATTACACGCAAAGAATATTGTAATACACACATTGTAATCCACAGCATCTGCAGAATTAAAAACACTCATTACATCTATATATAAATGAGAATGCAGCTGTATTGGGACACAACAGTGTTTTATACAAAACATGGCCACTAAAAGCAACTGTATGCACTCTTTAGAGCgaggaaaaacacaccaaaaaaaacataaacaaccaACAATGCCCCAAGGACTAATAGATATGGTCTCACCGGCAGGCCATGGGCACGCTCCACGTACACAAACAGCACCGCCACAGATGGCACAACCTTATTTTGGAACGACTGCTGAGACTGATACTGCAAGATCTGTAGGAAGTCGGAAAATATGTCACGCAGAGAGAGAAATTGTTATTGTGCAATAACAAAGTTGTGGTTAAAATTTCCTCGCAACACTACCAACAAAGATATCAACATAGATAAACTAATCTACACAAAGCATCTGCATGACTTTACACAATGCTTATACACCCAAAACTCAAGTCCCTCGCTGTAAAAGTTGTTCTCTTTCCCTGTCTCTTTACTGTTTCACAGTACAAGAGGCAAAATTTAAAAGATAGGTTTGGATTTTTTCATTCCTCCTGTCCATACTGGCTGTGAAGCAGTCCCTCTCAGTAGCACAACTCCACTGTAAAATCCACAGTCCTCCTCGTTCTGTGCAAAAATGCATTCTTAAGATCAGCTGAAGATAATATGAAGCTTCAGCAGACCGAGTTAGACAAATCTAAATCTTTCAGGTAGGAGGTTCAAGAAGTTTTGAAAAAAGTACTCCTGGTAGAAATCCTTTTTTAAATTGGAGACTCTTTATTTGAGGCCCTGCCTTCAGAAAATGTTAACTCTGGTGTCAAATACCTATTTTGGAATGTAAGCGCTGCAGGCAAAAAGACTTAAGAAATAGATTTATGATGGAAAGAACATCATAAAAACTGATTTATGATGGAAAGAACAGCTTTCTCCTTAAGACTGCAACAGGATaagtttgtaaaacaaaattaggTATGGACGATATATTTTGGTCCCGATAAATTATTGGCCAATAATGagaaatttatattattatgtattattcaaTTATTCTATTAAATTATAGTCGTTAAATGGATGTGGATGAAGACAACACGATTGCAATTTGCAATACATGTTTTTTGATgcacttaaaaaataaatgaacatttgaagagtcagaactgttctttgtttttgttgcgtTAACAAAATAGTGATGTTGATTAGATTTGGTCAGCACTATGAAATATTCCCGCAGGTGTGCATAAACTACAGGTTatgaacttctttttaaaatagaaaTCGTGAAATTATCAGTTATCTTATCAGTAACTGCCATGAGAACCAGGTAATTATCAATATCGGCTGAAAGAAATCCAtatcgtgcatccctagtaaaaaaaatttgaatattGGATCTTGTATATTAAACCTGTAAATCTATCATTTGTTTAATGTAAATTTAGTATCATCACGGTACACATGATATGATAAGCTTCTGGTTCTACTTACTAagatttgcttatttattatgcactttctttttctttttttatacctgtattttttatcttattttatttatttctgtacacttatttacttttgtattatttgttaatttatccTTTCTTTTgcaattgtttaaaaaaatatgcacagTCAAGGCTTTTTaggtttattatttatattatattatattatgttatattatatatatttatttattatacattatttgtATGTTGCCTTGGTATTGTATATCCAAATAAGAACAcaatataaagtaatataaagAGAGTAATAATTATGTTACCTGATCCAGTCTGGGTAGGTCAGAGACTCTGGGCAGCCACTCCAGCATCAGGTGAACTCGGCCTGACTTCACATCATTCAGAGTGTACCACTGTAACAAGAGCGGCACACAAATGTCAAGGTAACCATATAAATACAAAGATTATTTGTTACATTATCTGTTCACAATGtgtcacacatactgtatcgaTGAATTGTGCGCTGATGATATCTCGTAGGTTAAGCTTGAACCTGCAAAGACAggactcagtcaatactttatcttcttttttcatttaaatatcaattaaatgaatgaatgtgtagCCAGAAATGCTGCGAAAGTTTTATTTGTAATGTCATGACGCACCTTCCGAGGAAGTCATCCTGATCGATGTCCTTGTCAAACAACTCAAACTGAATCTCCTGTCCAGGAAGCTGGGTCAGAATCACCTACATCACagaagaaaaatattaaatctaAGCTAAACCTAATAATTTCATCAGATGAGTAGAAGCGCATTAAACAAAAGGTAATACCTCATAGAGTTCATTCCAGATGGGGTTGAGGTTCTCTTTGATAGTGTGGCTACGGAAGGTGATACCAGCCACGCGGATCTTGACGTACGGGTCGCTCTTCCCCTTCACCATGCCCCCCATGAAGTTGTCCTTCGCTATCAGGTTCTGGGCCTCCACCAGATGGATACGCAGCACTCCCTGTGAGCACAACGAGGGCAGGAAATTATACTatagtgtgtatgtttgtgagcGAGGCTGAGTTGTGCTTGCTgctgtttgactgtttttacCTCAGTTGCAAACTCTGGGTCGGGCGTGGTGTGCTGTGGTCGTGTTGGTTGTGGTTTACCTAACCCGCCTGGCCCCAGAGGGTTCAGTTCTGATGTGATTCCCCCCTGACCCATCCCGGACCCAGAGGACGAAGGCCGAGGAGACGGAGTCGTAGGAGTGGCATCATCATTTAGCCACAAAACctaacaggaaacaaacaacaGGTTGTGGTGAGCAACTGTCAAGCGGAAGAAAGCAGGTTTCTTCTTTTTTGGTGTCTGTATTTATGAGGACGGCGTGTTCTCACAAGGATAGAAAGAAGAGGCAGAAAGAAGACATGCAGATGGTCTACTTTAGGTTTTATCTTTTTGTGTGTTAGGGTTAAGTTCAGTAGGCATGTAAAGGGAGAGGAGTTAAGAGTTGCTAGAGTACTTTATAACATCGCCAGTGTCTGACATTCTTTAATCTCAGGGTTCAACATGATCTGATTTCCATGgataaaagacacacacacagtagagcCATGGTATGTTTAAATTTGAGATCTCAGCTTTGAAGGGTGGTTGTGGGTGTGACACTGAAGCATGCGTCTGATGATAGTTTCCTGAGGCCAAAGCGGTCCTTTGGGAGCTGGCAGCATTTCAAAGTCTTCCACACAGACACGTCAGCTGGGTTAATTCTTGCCAAAAAAGGGCTGGAATTCACATTATACTTATATTCTGCTCTACTCAACACATGTGAGTGTGCAAAAAGAAAGAatctaagggtgctttcacaactAAACCATTTGGTTcagttaaaacaaactcaggtcTGTTTGCCCGGTCAGTACGTTTTatttgggctggtgtgaaagctgtcaatcgGATCCTGGTGCAGACCAAACAACCGAACCCCTTCCAAGTGGTGCAACAGCAAACAAATCAACCACAGAATTTCATGTATGggattttagcatgatttcaaaagttAAACTACTAaaaaatccatctgctgatcgtGAAATCTGTCCAGGAAACGATCTtgtttatctgtatttaaggccaTGTATATAAGCAGTACAGCAGCGCGGGTGTTTCCCCTGAGTAACaggtcaaaagctgttaaaactgctgaGCTTTATCAGTTCATTATCTCTATTAAAAAGTGTGACAGCGATCCCACAGTAATACGTCTCATGCGAGTGTTTGTACAGTTCAGTTTCTACcattattcatcataacatgcagtcgatttgcagtctaataacACTAACAATGATTGCAATCAGTTATTaatcaaaaaacataaatatacacatcagaAGCATTAAAGTGCTGCTTGTGGGTACTGATGACAATCGCCACAACTGTCCAATCAGTGagttacctgtcagtctgtataaCTTTGTGCTTACTCCTCTGGttcatttgtaaaaagtcagtgtgaacaggaagcTAAGCTAAAATAGTCCGGACCAAATTAACCAAACTACAAGTGTGAAGGCACcctgagtctgtgtgtgtgaaacaccAACCCTTAGCACAATTTTGACGTAGATGCGACTGGCAGAACCAGAGTTCTCCAGCTGGAACCACTGGTCCATGGTGAGTTCAGGGGTCGCCAGAAGACGGGTCAGAGGGATGCTCAGACTGCCCAGAGACAGAGCACGGTCATCATCTTTCACCTGGTTGAAAAACACAGGGACAGAAGATGTGGAGTTAAGATAAAGGCAAATATCATGAAGGGGAAAAGGGCCAGAGAGTGCAGTTTACAGAAACTACAGAGAATACGCCAGGAGGgaaaatcaataaagtatttagaGTACTAATTTCCTTGACGTCTTGGGAGTAATTTATGTAAAATCTTTGCAGCTAGCTGGGTTGGTGTGTGCCGTCAGTACTTATAATGACTTACTTGAATGTCGATGTCTTGTTTACTAGGATCCTGAATAAAGAAGGTAAAGGCATCCTCCCACACGGGGCCGTTGGTCCCGTAGCACGTCtgcagaagagagaggaaaacattCATTACGCTCGGAGTTTGGTTCTATGTATTgagaaaaggttaaagttgtatCCTTACCTTGCTCTCTTTAGTTGCATCCTGAATGGAAATCTGTACCATTGGGCTCGGGTCCTTGTTGCCTTTTCTCATCTACAACATATTAAATACATCGATGTGGGTGACAGATGAAAACTGAATGCACACCATGTGAGATAAGTAATGCTAATCTTACAGGCAGCGCGTGAGCTTGATCAAGATAGATGGCCAGGATGGCGGCAGAGGGAGGATCAGCCGTCTTACTGGTCAAGTTCTGGTTCTTTTGGATCACCTGGTAGGAGAACAATGAACAGAAGCAAAGAGCATGTGAGGAAAACGATCTGAGACCATAAAAGCCCGACGCCCAACCATTGGGCAGCGACAATTTTACTATTTTCATACTATCGAAAACAAGTTGATTGTTATTGATTGACTGTTTGACAGTTTTTgattggttttatttatttagattgaTGTATTTAGATTGATCTTAGATTGTCTTTAACTTCAACTTAACTTTATTGTCCCTGAGGTAAAAAtaggcataaataaatatataataaaattaaatcaggcataataaaatacataaaaacatacgATCAAAATATGTAACTGCAACCACGCAACCTCACATAAAACTTCAGGTGACAGCATAACATAACTCCTGGATTACATCCAGCCATCTCCATCCAACCCATAGGTGCCACTTTAGATTGTTTCTAGGATGTAATGTTGTAATTATGTAATTCTTTATTGATGCTTATTGATGTTATCAATCTGTAACTCattgtttttgctctttttcaTGAGTATCTTGGCAAGGGCACTTACTCTAACTTTAAATTataggactttttttcaagtaaaactcaataataataataatatttgtaataataatatgactCAATGGGGAAAATatgactttaaaggaacagtgtgtaacatttcgggggatctattagcagaaatgttcAGAAAtgttcattagtgtataatcacctgaaactaagaatcgttgtgttttagtttagaatgagccctccatatctacataggaagtgggtcctcttcacagagtctgccatgttgctccaccatgtttctacagtagcccagaacggacaaaccaaacactggctctagagagagacttttgcgtttgtatgttacaaaactgtggtaccaccagccaccatctgacttccattgctcctgaagtagtgttattatggtaaggatgacctctgagcgaggtgaacggcgttactacggttttgcactcgtcggctcacgttaccagtcttagaaagggaggagtgagcggaggggtactagatgctgccaaatcctacacactgtccctttaactttcTATTTCGTTATTTTTGACACTTAATTGAATATCAGGGCACAGGGTGTTGAGTGGTTTAAGACGCGTACCATGTAACCGCAACGTTCCTGGTTCAATTCTGGCCAGAAAGCTTTGTCGCATGTCTCCTTATGCTTCCTGTTTCTCTATACTGTCAAATGCCAAAAATAATCT
This region includes:
- the esyt1a gene encoding extended synaptotagmin-1: MPTAADAFMSGGGGGDTVITAPAFLPSQPPGERALGVLWSFAKCLGALLPVYLAGYYGFSISVVLFALMIYMGWKHSRLEKVARLKSAMYLLENERAFTTEKAFRAKRDLPPWVNFPDVEKVEWLNKILQQAWPFIGQYLEKLLVETIAPAIRASSIHLQTLSFTKVNIGDKALKVVGVKAHTEHDKRQVMLDLYLSYAGDVEINVEIKKYFCKAGVKGVQLHGKLRVILEPLIGDIPLIGAITMFFIRRPKLDINWTGLTNLLDIPGLNAMSDTMIMDAIASHLVLPNRLTVPLVADLHVAQLRSPLPRGVVRIHLLEAEDLTAKDTVIKGLIDGKSDPYAVLRVGTQIFTSHHVDSNLNPQWREMYEVIVHEVPGQELEVEVFDKDPDQDDFLGRAKVDLDIVKKARVVDDWFNLKDVTSGSVHLRLEWLSLLSSADRLSEVIQKNQNLTSKTADPPSAAILAIYLDQAHALPMRKGNKDPSPMVQISIQDATKESKTCYGTNGPVWEDAFTFFIQDPSKQDIDIQVKDDDRALSLGSLSIPLTRLLATPELTMDQWFQLENSGSASRIYVKIVLRVLWLNDDATPTTPSPRPSSSGSGMGQGGITSELNPLGPGGLGKPQPTRPQHTTPDPEFATEGVLRIHLVEAQNLIAKDNFMGGMVKGKSDPYVKIRVAGITFRSHTIKENLNPIWNELYEVILTQLPGQEIQFELFDKDIDQDDFLGRFKLNLRDIISAQFIDTWYTLNDVKSGRVHLMLEWLPRVSDLPRLDQILQYQSQQSFQNKVVPSVAVLFVYVERAHGLPLKKSGKEPKVGAEIILKNVSHKTKICERSTSPRWDEAFHFLVRDPRDEILTVKLSHSWGQALGSFTLPLREVLMEQGLVLDRWLNLDGALPESQILLRATLKVLDTQLAVCRKAPGEAGTDGGGEEAIPRWVPSHLDLRQRSGFNMNDNPNSAGQVKLTIGYSAEESRLYITIYSCRALAACSKDGADPYITFILLPDKKATTKRRTATKKRDLNPEFNDRFDFDFSLEEATQRRLDLSVKNNVSFMSRERELIGKLQLDLDQIDLKAGVTQWYDLVAETN